The Astatotilapia calliptera chromosome 14, fAstCal1.2, whole genome shotgun sequence genome includes a region encoding these proteins:
- the LOC113036692 gene encoding extracellular calcium-sensing receptor-like — protein sequence MHKTGDVVLGGLFQVHFFSSVPDLSFTSQPQQPTCHGMYVLGFKSAQTMAFAIDEINRNSNLLPNVTLGYTLYDSCLELGIGFRGALSLASGQEDQIVVDDTCVGNPPVIGVVGDPSSTNSIAISNVLGLYRVPMVSYYATCSCLSDRQKYPSFFRTIPSDAFQVRAMIQILKHFGWTWAGLLVTDDDYGLHAARSFQSELSVSGEGCLAYTEVLPWDKDTEELGRIVDVMKTSTARVVIVFEHPSRMMHLMDEVVRQNVTGLQWIASEAWTESAVLQTPHFMPYLGGTLGITIRQGEIPGLREFLLQICPDLHHNSSYGNSLVNQFWEFTFQCRFAPAPAGWLEGGGAQCTGQEDLGNVDNEYLDISNLRPEYNVYKAVYALAYSLDDMLRCKPGRGPFSGNSCASLQSLEPWQLVYYMERVNFTTPFGDQVSFDENGDVVPIYDVINALWLPDGSTKIQKVGEVKRTALKGEELILDGGKIFWNFESKQPPRSVCSESCPPGTHMVRRKREPECCFDCIPCSEGKITNKSNSLECTSCPEDFWSNPQRDYCVPKKTEFLSYHDPLGICLTTTSLLGTFICVVVLGIFIYHRTTPIVRANNSELSFQLLLSLKLCFLCSLLFIGRPTMWTCQLRHAAFGISFVLCVSCILVKTMVVLAVFKASKPGGGASLKWFGAMQQRGTVLFLTSIQAAICTTWLVSSSPTPHKNTQYHNDKIVYECTVGSTVGFAVLLGYIGVLAFLSFLIAFLVRNLPDSFNEAKLITFSMLIFCAVWVAFVPAYISSPGNLADAVEVFAILASSFGLLITLFGPKCYIILLRPEMNTKKAVMGRGIVS from the exons ATGCACAAAACTGGAGATGTGGTTCTGGGTGGACTGTTTCAAGTCCATTTCTTTTCAAGTGTTCCTGATCTGTCTTTTACCTCGCAGCCACAACAGCCTACTTGCCATGG TATGTATGTCCTAGGTTTTAAGTCCGCACAGACCATGGCGTTTGCTATTGATGAGATCAACAGAAACTCAAACCTGCTACCAAATGTGACTCTGGGATACACTCTGTATGATAGCTGCCTTGAACTTGGAATTGGATTCCGTGGAGCATTGTCATTAGCCAGTGGTCAAGAGGATCAAATTGTAGTAGATGATACATGTGTTGGAAATCCTCCAGTCATAGGGGTTGTGGGTGATCCGTCCTCTACAAATTCTATTGCAATCTCCAACGTCTTAGGCTTGTACAGAGTACCTATG GTGAGTTATTATGCCACATGTTCCTGCCTGAGTGACCGTCAAAAGTATCCATCCTTCTTTAGAACGATCCCAAGTGATGCTTTCCAG GTACGTGCAATGATCCAGATTCTAAAGCATTTTGGCTGGACTTGGGCAGGTCTGCTCGTCACTGATGATGATTATGGGCTTCATGCAGCCAGATCCTTTCAGTCTGAGCTGAGTGTGTCTGGTGAAGGTTGCCTGGCCTACACTGAGGTTTTGCCCTGGGACAAAGACACAGAAGAACTCGGGAGGATTGTTGATGTGATGAAGACCTCTACAGCTCGAGTTGTCATTGTCTTTGAACATCCTAGTCGCATGATGCACCTTATGGATGAG GTAGTAAGGCAAAATGTGACAGGTCTACAGTGGATAGCCAGCGAGGCCTGGACAGAATCTGCTGTGCTTCAAACACCTCACTTTATGCCATACCTGGGTGGTACACTTGGTATCACTATTCGTCAAGGAGAAATACCAGGGCTCAGGGAATTCCTGTTGCAAATATGTCCTGATCTACATCACAACAGTAGCTACGGAAATAGCTTG GTGAATCAGTTTTGGGAATTCACATTTCAGTGCAGATTTGCTCCAGCTCCAGCAGGCTGGCTGGAAGGTGGAGGTGCACAATGCACTGGACAGGAAGATCTAGGAAATGTGGACAATGAGTACTTGGACATTTCCAACCTGAGGCCTGAGTATAATGTGTACAAAGCTGTTTATGCACTGGCATATTCCCTTGATGACATGCTGCGGTGCAAGCCAGGAAGAGGGCCTTTCAGTGGGAACAGCTGTGCCTCTTTGCAGTCACTGGAGCCTTGGCAG CTTGTTTATTACATGGAAAGAGTGAACTTCACCACTCCATTTGGCGATCAAGTATCATTTGACGAGAATGGTGATGTGGTACCAATTTATGATGTTATTAATGCGTTGTGGCTCCCTGATGGAAGTACTAAAATTCAGAAAGTGGGTGAGGTTAAAAGGACAGCTTTAAAAGGTGAAGAACTCATACTTGATGGAGGCAAAATCTTCTGGAACTTTGAATCCAAACAG CCACCTCGATCAGTATGCAGTGAGAGTTGTCCTCCTGGTACCCACATGGTGAGAAGGAAGAGAGAGCCTGAATGCTGTTTTGACTGCATCCCTTGTTCTGAGGGAAAAATCACTAACAAGAGCA ACTCCTTGGAGTGCACCAGTTGTCCAGAGGATTTTTGGTCAAACCCACAGCGTGATTACTGTGTTCCTAAGAAGACAGAGTTTCTCTCCTATCATGACCCTTTGGGTATTTGTTTGACAACAACCTCCTTACTGGGAACATTTATATGTGTTGTTGTTCTGGGGATCTTTATCTACCATCGCACAACACCTATAGTACGTGCCAACAATTCAGAACTTAGTTTCCAGCTATTGTTGTCACTTAAgttgtgtttcctgtgttcACTTTTGTTCATTGGACGACCCACGATGTGGACGTGTCAACTCAGGCATGCAGCATTTGGCATCAGCTTTGTGCTGTGTGTCTCATGCATCCTGGTAAAAACCATGGTTGTTCTGGCTGTGTTCAAAGCCTCCAAGCCAGGAGGGGGAGCCAGTCTGAAGTGGTTTGGTGCAATGCAGCAGAGAGGAACAGTTCTGTTTCTGACATCTATTCAGGCAGCCATCTGCACTACCTGGCTTGTCTCTTCCTCTCCAACTCCACATAAAAACACCCAATACCACAATGACAAGATAGTATATGAGTGTACAGTTGGGTCAACTGTTGGTTTTGCAGTGTTATTGGGCTATATTGGTGTGCTGGCTTTCCTCAGTTTTCTAATTGCATTCCTGGTGAGGAATCTCCCTGATAGTTTTAATGAGGCCAAGCTCATCACATTCAGCATGCTGATCTTCTGTGCTGTGTGGGTGGCCTTTGTTCCTGCTTATATCAGCTCACCAGGAAATCTTGCAGATGCAGTGGAGGTGTTTGCCATTCTTGCTTCAAGTTTTGGACTCTTGATCACACTGTTTGGACCCAAATGTTACATAATCCTGTTGAGACCAGAGATGAACACAAAGAAAGCTGTTATGGGTCGTGGTATTGTGTCATAA